In Oryza sativa Japonica Group chromosome 2, ASM3414082v1, the following are encoded in one genomic region:
- the LOC107280009 gene encoding uncharacterized protein — protein MGTSTKITNLDTEVGLGHAARSSSSSNAATALIALHRCILHLSKTTRPASTRVRNPSESWYSCVAPRVGRLGRRNPSRRRRPSPPLPLPCRRLSERPAKPAAREDGGGGARGGHLPSSWRGWTQRQWPTGAAPASRLMAVDPASPPPDLARSQLDPVAEARARRRRGVGAGGRDRRWQAQRRRRHGRSGGGVSRDGGAGAGGRGRLGGAAAVAGGSMPGGDGSGAPRSTPLGRIWRMGVVGNGGVGDDGDGVVTAVAAALGQRQLATAVSAVVAAVSSGNGGGRHGVGLLAVRWWRATAQQRFAEAVVGVGGSGDGGCDSGGGGDVGGGEGVGGEVAGCSGAKDVVVVTVFAVTGGMAALVD, from the exons TTAATTGCTTTACATCGATGTATCCTGCATTTGTCCAAGACTACTCGTCCCGCCAGCACACGTGTTCGTAACCCGAGTGAGAGTTGGTATTCATGCGTCGCCCCCCGTGTCGGGCGACTCGGGCGGcggaaccctagccgccgccgccgcccttccccgcCCCTTCCTCTGCCTTGCCGCCGCCTGAGCGAGCGGCCGGCAAAGCCGGCGGCTcgcgaggatggcggcggcggggctcgcgGCGGCCATCTCCCGAGCTCCTGGCGCGGGTGGACGCAAAGGCAGTGGCCGaccggagcggcgccggcgtcgaggcTCATGGCGGTGGATCCGGCGTCACCACCACCGGATCTGGCGCGCTCGCAGCTGGATCCGGTCGCGGAGGCGCGGgcacggcgtcggcgaggcgtGGGCGCTGGCGGCCGCGACAGGCGGTGGCAGGCGCAACGGCGGCGCAGGCACGggcggtcgggcggcggcgtcagtcGCGACGGCGGAGCAGGCGCGGGCGGCCGCGGCAGGCTCGGAGGCGCGGCTGCTGTGGCCGGCGGCTCGATGcctggcggcgacggcagcggtgcCCCCAGATCCACGCCTCTCGGCCGGATCTGGAGGATGGGAGTagtcggcaacggcggcg ttggcgacgacggcgacggtgtggtgacggcggtggcggcggcactgGGCCAGCGGCAGTTGGCGACGGCGGTGTCGGCTGTGGTGGCTGCCGTGTCATCtggcaacggcggcggaagacatGGCGTCGGGCTGCTAGCTGTTCGGTggtggagggcgacggcgcaacAGCGATTTGCAGAGGCGGTGGTTGgcgtcggtggcagcggcgacggcggctgtgactctggaggtggtggcgacgtcggcggcggggaaggagtcgggGGCGAGGTGGCTGGGTGTTCGGGAGCCAAGGatgtggtggtggtgaccgtgtttgcGGTCACCGGAGGCATGGCGGCCTTGGTTGACTAG